From a single Falco peregrinus isolate bFalPer1 chromosome 10, bFalPer1.pri, whole genome shotgun sequence genomic region:
- the TMED5 gene encoding transmembrane emp24 domain-containing protein 5, translated as MGRLPWPRVLLPLGSFALLLLLLLLPPPPGAAEFSPSLDSDFTFTLPAGRKECFYQPMRKEASLELEYQVLDGAGLDVDFHLLSPKGETLVFDERKSDGVHTVETEDGDYMFCFDNTFSTISEKVIFFELILDNMGEDGQDQEDWKKYITGTDLLDMKLEDILESINSVKARLSKSVQIQTLLRAFEARDRNIQESNFDRVNFWSMVNLGVMVVVSAVQVYMLKSLFEDKRKSRT; from the exons ATGGGGCGGCTGCCGTGGCCCCGCGTGCTGCTGCCGCTCGGGAGCTtcgcgctgctgctgctgctgctgctgctgccgccgccgcccggcgccgccgaGTTCAGCCCCTCTCTGGACAGCGACTTCACCTTCACGCTCCCCGCCGGCCGCAAGGAGTGCTTCTACCAGCCCATGCGCAAGGAGGCCTCGCTGGAGCTCGAGTACCAG gttCTAGATGGAGCAGGATTAGATGTTGATTTTCATCTACTGTCTCCGAAAGGTGAAACTCTGGTTTTTgatgaaagaaaatcagatgGAGTTCACAC GGTGGAAACAGAAGATGGGGATTACATGTTCTGCTTTGACAACACATTCAGTACCATTTCTGAAAAGGTGATTTTCTTTGAACTGATCCTGGACAATATGGGAGAAGATGGACAAGATCAGGAAGattggaaaaaatacataacaGGCACAGATCTCCTAGATATGAAATTGGAAGACATTCTG GAATCCATCAACAGTGTCAAAGCCAGATTAAGCAAAAGCGTCCAGATTCAAACCCTGCTCAGAGCATTTGAGGCTCGTGACCGAAATATACAAGAAAGCAACTTTGACAGAGTTAATTTCTGGTCCATGGTCAACTTGGGAGTAATGGTGGTGGTCTCAGCTGTTCAGGTTTACATGTTGAAAAGTCTCTttgaagacaaaaggaaaagtagaACTTAA